In Chryseobacterium gotjawalense, the following are encoded in one genomic region:
- the atpD gene encoding F0F1 ATP synthase subunit beta — translation MDTNLNIGKITRIRGSVVDVFFQNNLPAINTLLVKGKDNEVKIEVYTQLDGNHVRGVSLHPTQGLARGMAVVSTGKQLLVPVGKTILGRMFDVCGNPIDYQESPKDVRWKTIHQSPPPLAKRATKSEVFITGIKAIDVLIPLERGGKAGLFGGAGVGKTVLLTEIIHNMVGNDKGVSMFCGIGERCREGNELYNTMKDANLLKDMVMLFGQMNEPPGARFRVGHAALTMAEYFRDEEHRDVLLLIDNIFRFIQAGMEVSGLMGQMPSRLGYQPTMGTELSELEERIAYTSSGDITSIQAVYVPADDLTDPAAVHTFSHLSASIALSRKKAGEGLYPSIDFLQSNSKMTTAEIIGERHYNLAQQIRRTLAQYEELKDIISMLGMEQLSVKDRNVVNRARKLERFLTQPFFATEQFSGIEGKQVSLEEALEGCERILADEFKDLPESVFYMIGSIDEIKKPEMNANKHN, via the coding sequence GTGGATACAAATCTCAATATCGGCAAGATAACCAGGATACGCGGCAGTGTGGTGGATGTTTTTTTTCAAAATAATTTACCGGCAATCAATACTTTATTGGTTAAAGGAAAGGATAATGAAGTTAAAATTGAGGTGTATACCCAACTTGACGGTAATCATGTGCGTGGCGTTTCATTACATCCAACACAAGGTTTGGCGCGCGGTATGGCGGTAGTGTCCACTGGCAAGCAACTTTTGGTTCCGGTAGGCAAAACGATTTTGGGGCGAATGTTTGATGTCTGCGGGAATCCAATTGATTATCAGGAGTCACCAAAAGATGTCCGCTGGAAAACTATTCATCAGTCACCGCCACCACTGGCAAAACGCGCAACCAAGTCAGAAGTTTTTATTACCGGTATTAAAGCCATCGACGTCCTGATTCCTTTAGAACGTGGTGGCAAAGCGGGCTTATTTGGCGGGGCGGGTGTTGGGAAAACCGTTTTGCTTACTGAGATTATTCACAATATGGTAGGTAATGACAAAGGGGTAAGTATGTTTTGCGGAATTGGCGAACGCTGCCGGGAAGGGAATGAACTTTATAACACAATGAAAGATGCGAATCTGCTGAAAGACATGGTAATGTTGTTCGGGCAGATGAACGAGCCGCCTGGAGCACGTTTTCGTGTAGGACATGCTGCTTTAACGATGGCGGAATATTTTCGGGACGAGGAGCACCGTGATGTTCTGTTGCTGATTGATAATATTTTTAGGTTTATCCAAGCAGGAATGGAGGTTTCCGGCTTGATGGGGCAAATGCCGTCCCGACTGGGATACCAACCGACCATGGGAACAGAGCTTTCCGAACTGGAAGAGCGTATTGCCTATACCAGTTCAGGAGACATCACCTCAATACAGGCCGTATATGTTCCTGCTGACGATTTGACGGATCCCGCTGCGGTACATACATTCTCACATCTTTCGGCATCTATTGCGCTCTCAAGAAAAAAAGCCGGTGAAGGCTTATATCCATCTATCGATTTTTTGCAGTCTAATTCAAAAATGACCACTGCTGAAATTATTGGAGAAAGACATTACAATCTGGCACAGCAGATCCGGCGAACATTAGCACAGTATGAGGAATTAAAAGATATCATTTCCATGTTGGGTATGGAGCAATTGTCGGTAAAAGACCGAAATGTGGTGAATCGTGCACGAAAACTGGAACGTTTTCTCACCCAGCCATTTTTCGCCACGGAGCAGTTTAGCGGAATCGAAGGGAAACAGGTGAGTCTGGAGGAGGCTCTGGAGGGTTGCGAACGCATCCTGGCCGATGAATTTAAAGACCTACCGGAAAGTGTTTTTTATATGATTGGTTCTATAGATGAAATCAAAAAGCCGGAAATGAACGCTAACAAACATAACTAA
- a CDS encoding helix-turn-helix domain-containing protein, producing the protein MFIYIKYMVSLRCKIIVKQELQKLGLHCVNVELGTVEIRESITDSQKEQLRQQLQIYGLQLLDNKRNIIIEKIKAIVIEMIHYSDEIPKVNYSDYISEKLGYDYTYLANTFSEVKGMTIQQYIILNKIEKVKELLMYGELNLTEISYKMHYSSVAHLSNQFKKITGLTPTYFKGLKKKRLRNLEDL; encoded by the coding sequence ATGTTTATCTATATTAAATATATGGTTAGCTTGCGCTGTAAAATAATCGTAAAGCAAGAACTACAGAAATTAGGACTCCACTGCGTAAATGTCGAACTTGGAACCGTCGAGATCCGGGAGTCTATCACCGATTCGCAAAAAGAACAGCTGCGCCAACAATTACAGATTTACGGCCTACAACTTCTAGACAATAAGAGGAATATTATCATTGAAAAAATAAAAGCCATCGTTATTGAAATGATTCATTATTCCGATGAAATACCCAAAGTAAATTATTCAGACTATATCAGCGAAAAATTAGGGTACGACTACACTTACTTAGCCAATACATTTTCCGAAGTGAAGGGAATGACCATTCAACAATATATCATTTTAAACAAAATTGAAAAAGTAAAAGAACTCCTGATGTATGGTGAATTAAACCTTACGGAAATATCTTATAAGATGCATTACAGCAGTGTCGCACATCTGTCAAACCAGTTTAAAAAAATTACAGGTCTTACTCCAACCTATTTTAAAGGCCTTAAAAAGAAACGTTTGAGGAATCTTGAAGATTTGTAG
- a CDS encoding cupin domain-containing protein: MENTEIEKSKSFIILKSIEYVPNSVVTKTIIKKTTGNITVVSFDTGENLTEKLSRFDMFIQIIEGLAEIEIDNVSHTLKSGEAIIIPANTRNTIKAKKRFKMISTVIKSGYEL; the protein is encoded by the coding sequence ATGGAAAATACAGAAATTGAAAAATCGAAATCCTTTATTATTTTAAAGAGTATTGAATACGTTCCCAATTCTGTGGTTACAAAAACCATTATAAAAAAAACAACGGGTAATATAACCGTTGTCTCCTTTGATACAGGAGAAAATCTGACTGAAAAGCTGTCCCGGTTCGATATGTTTATACAGATCATAGAAGGTCTTGCGGAAATTGAAATCGACAACGTTTCACATACGTTGAAGTCCGGCGAAGCGATTATTATACCTGCCAATACCAGAAATACCATAAAGGCAAAAAAAAGGTTTAAAATGATTTCTACGGTCATTAAAAGTGGCTATGAATTATAA
- a CDS encoding PIG-L deacetylase family protein → MEFYKNIAVIVAHPDDEILWCGGMILLHPECNWFIACLCRKNDPDRAPKFQSILKELDAHGIMGNLDDGPEQKPLDIKEVQDEILELLPKSNFDLMITHSPRGEYTRHLRHEEIGSAVIELWNDKKIKTKELWAFAYEDGNKKYNPKAIRGASIQQTLPNNIWEEKYRLITEVYGFDKTGFEAKSTPKNEAFWKFRNPEDAQNWLERNSMLHNAALP, encoded by the coding sequence ATGGAGTTCTATAAAAACATAGCAGTAATTGTGGCTCATCCTGATGACGAAATCCTCTGGTGCGGCGGCATGATTTTACTTCATCCTGAATGTAACTGGTTTATAGCCTGCTTATGCAGAAAAAATGATCCTGACAGGGCTCCCAAATTTCAAAGCATATTAAAAGAACTGGATGCACATGGTATTATGGGTAATCTGGATGACGGTCCAGAACAAAAACCTCTCGACATCAAAGAAGTACAGGATGAAATCTTAGAACTGCTTCCAAAATCCAACTTCGATCTTATGATCACACACAGCCCTCGGGGCGAATACACCAGACATCTCCGTCATGAAGAAATTGGCAGCGCAGTTATCGAATTGTGGAACGATAAAAAAATAAAAACGAAGGAACTTTGGGCTTTCGCTTATGAAGACGGAAATAAAAAATACAATCCGAAGGCAATAAGAGGAGCCAGCATTCAGCAGACACTTCCCAACAATATATGGGAAGAAAAATACCGTCTCATTACGGAAGTTTACGGTTTTGACAAAACAGGATTTGAGGCCAAAAGCACCCCAAAAAACGAAGCCTTCTGGAAGTTCAGAAATCCCGAAGATGCGCAAAATTGGTTAGAGCGAAATTCAATGCTGCACAACGCAGCACTGCCATAA
- a CDS encoding glycosyltransferase family 4 protein has protein sequence MKVLVLYDYPPSPGGLATQGDMLFRGLLELGVDVKAAHFESAQEKEWYYRWFEPDIVVGVGYWGHTPELILHPQRYGILAVPWLVADGYIANYQEVLNQLPLILVTSNWVKEMYVRDGIKAENIEVLPVGCDTSSFIPFDKNDPKILTVRESLGISPDQIMILTVGGDAASKGAQEVMQALALIDTKAPDWKYVCKVWPQPRTEVQNMLDLKMAESLGLEKNITYATNKISRNFMPYLIGACDIYAAPSRLEGFGMPQVEAGACGKPVIGINAMGLLDTLIHNETAFLADVAKKIVVNEVILGEESGYEANRKVQFDVPRTVDYRANIQDIATYLLRLMEDEELRIKMGKAGRERAVEHFDYKVVTKKFLQILEDRLGIK, from the coding sequence ATGAAAGTTTTAGTCTTATATGATTACCCTCCTTCGCCAGGGGGCTTAGCAACTCAGGGAGACATGCTTTTCCGTGGACTGCTTGAACTTGGAGTCGATGTGAAAGCTGCTCATTTCGAATCGGCTCAGGAAAAAGAATGGTATTACCGCTGGTTCGAGCCCGACATCGTGGTAGGAGTCGGTTATTGGGGCCATACACCGGAGCTTATCCTTCATCCGCAGCGTTACGGAATTCTGGCCGTACCCTGGTTGGTCGCAGATGGATATATTGCAAATTATCAAGAAGTTTTAAACCAACTGCCTCTTATTTTGGTGACCTCAAACTGGGTGAAAGAAATGTACGTACGAGACGGCATCAAAGCTGAAAACATCGAGGTACTTCCCGTAGGATGCGACACTTCATCTTTTATTCCTTTTGATAAAAATGATCCTAAAATTTTGACGGTCCGCGAATCATTAGGAATTTCTCCGGATCAGATTATGATTCTCACCGTAGGTGGTGACGCCGCTTCAAAAGGCGCTCAGGAAGTAATGCAGGCATTGGCACTCATCGACACCAAAGCACCCGACTGGAAATATGTTTGTAAAGTATGGCCACAGCCCCGCACGGAGGTTCAAAATATGCTCGATCTGAAAATGGCAGAATCCCTCGGTCTCGAAAAAAACATTACCTACGCGACCAACAAGATTTCGCGAAACTTTATGCCCTATTTAATTGGAGCCTGCGATATTTATGCGGCTCCATCGAGGCTTGAAGGTTTTGGCATGCCTCAGGTGGAAGCTGGAGCGTGTGGCAAACCGGTAATAGGGATCAATGCCATGGGCTTGTTAGATACCCTGATCCATAATGAGACTGCTTTTTTGGCCGACGTCGCCAAAAAAATTGTCGTAAACGAAGTTATTTTAGGGGAAGAGTCGGGATATGAAGCCAATCGAAAAGTTCAATTTGATGTGCCAAGGACCGTTGATTATCGAGCCAACATTCAGGATATCGCCACCTATCTGCTAAGGCTGATGGAAGATGAGGAACTCCGAATAAAAATGGGAAAAGCAGGAAGAGAGCGTGCTGTAGAACACTTTGACTACAAGGTCGTCACCAAAAAGTTTCTACAAATTTTAGAAGATAGATTAGGAATCAAGTAA
- the nagB gene encoding glucosamine-6-phosphate deaminase: MRVLIKQDGNEIAHWTSDYLIKKINDFHPTKEKPFVLGLPTGSSPIETYNELIRRNKSGDISFRHVITFNMDEYIGIPENHPESYHYFMYENLFKRIDIPQENINILNSNTDNLEKECIEYEKKILKYGGIELFLGGIGMDGHIAFNEPGSSLTSRTRIKTLCYDTIQANSRFFENDASQVPTEVLTVGVGTIMDAREVLIVVTGYHKARALREVVEGSVNHMWPASILQMHPKCVLICDEPATMELQVKTVKYFKDIERISTNGTHL, encoded by the coding sequence ATGAGAGTTCTGATAAAACAAGACGGGAATGAAATCGCCCATTGGACTTCCGATTATTTAATTAAAAAAATAAATGATTTCCATCCGACAAAAGAAAAACCATTTGTGCTTGGATTACCAACAGGTTCTTCCCCAATTGAAACTTATAACGAACTGATCAGAAGGAATAAGTCAGGCGATATCTCCTTTCGTCATGTGATTACTTTCAACATGGATGAATACATTGGCATTCCGGAAAATCATCCCGAGAGTTATCATTATTTTATGTACGAAAACCTCTTCAAACGTATTGATATTCCTCAAGAAAACATCAATATTTTAAACAGCAATACAGATAATCTGGAAAAAGAGTGTATTGAATATGAGAAAAAGATATTGAAATACGGCGGCATTGAACTGTTTCTAGGCGGAATAGGAATGGATGGACATATCGCATTTAACGAACCCGGATCTTCGCTGACTTCCAGAACAAGAATAAAAACACTGTGCTATGATACCATTCAGGCAAATTCCAGATTTTTTGAAAATGATGCATCTCAAGTTCCTACCGAAGTTCTTACTGTTGGTGTCGGGACAATTATGGATGCCAGAGAAGTTCTGATCGTGGTCACCGGTTATCATAAAGCCAGAGCATTGAGAGAGGTAGTAGAAGGTTCTGTAAACCATATGTGGCCTGCTTCCATACTTCAAATGCATCCAAAATGCGTATTAATTTGTGATGAACCAGCCACAATGGAATTACAGGTTAAAACAGTGAAATACTTTAAAGATATCGAACGTATTTCTACGAATGGAACACATCTGTAA
- a CDS encoding glycoside hydrolase 100 family protein, whose product MLPEENLQIEEAKKAAIEVLLHNSHGTVADLPRTAGWGYPEPYTRDLLIAVLGIATSENTELIQSSRNVLLTLAKNQSKNGQIPSLVSDKANLGSSDTTPLFLLAVGIFRKVLGDPNFLEDAVNKAIIWMEYQCPTSYYLIAQQPTSDWRDEQWVLGHGLFVNALTYSGLQLLGKHQEAENLGNAMRQLTYSSDQSRNCPHEGFAIKDKPYYALWSYKIYSSNRFDLLGNSLAILSGLASAEKAKEMVKWVESECEQMHKTNDLEVDLTPNFFPFILPQDSDWLPRYSEFNNPGDYHNGGIWPFISGFYIAALVAAKEFDVAEKKLLALTKLIKKGRNENLAFGFNEWYKAQTGNPMGQDWQSWSASNYLYAAACVQKRYTPFFDGIRLD is encoded by the coding sequence ATGCTACCTGAAGAAAACCTACAGATTGAAGAAGCCAAGAAAGCAGCTATTGAAGTGCTTTTGCACAATTCTCATGGGACCGTTGCCGATTTACCAAGAACCGCAGGATGGGGATATCCGGAACCTTATACCAGAGATCTGTTGATAGCAGTATTGGGAATCGCAACCAGCGAAAATACAGAACTGATACAGAGTTCAAGAAATGTCTTATTGACCTTAGCCAAAAATCAATCGAAAAATGGACAAATCCCGTCACTCGTCAGTGATAAAGCCAATCTTGGTTCGAGTGACACTACTCCATTATTTTTACTGGCAGTCGGGATTTTCAGAAAAGTACTCGGTGACCCAAACTTTCTCGAAGACGCGGTAAACAAAGCAATCATTTGGATGGAATACCAGTGCCCAACCAGCTATTATTTAATAGCGCAACAGCCAACCAGTGACTGGCGCGATGAACAATGGGTGCTCGGCCATGGACTTTTTGTAAATGCGCTGACCTACTCAGGACTTCAACTTTTGGGAAAACATCAGGAAGCTGAAAATCTTGGAAACGCAATGCGACAGCTAACCTATTCTTCAGACCAGTCCCGCAACTGCCCGCACGAAGGATTTGCCATTAAAGACAAACCCTATTACGCGTTGTGGTCTTATAAAATTTACAGCAGCAACAGGTTTGATTTATTGGGAAACAGTCTCGCTATTCTATCCGGATTAGCATCAGCGGAAAAAGCCAAAGAGATGGTAAAATGGGTAGAAAGTGAATGTGAACAAATGCATAAAACCAACGATTTAGAAGTTGATCTGACGCCCAATTTTTTCCCTTTTATTCTCCCGCAAGATTCGGATTGGTTACCGAGATATTCAGAATTTAATAATCCCGGAGATTATCATAATGGCGGAATCTGGCCATTTATCAGCGGATTTTATATTGCAGCGCTGGTTGCAGCAAAAGAATTCGATGTGGCAGAGAAGAAACTTCTGGCATTGACCAAGCTCATCAAAAAAGGCAGAAACGAGAACTTAGCATTTGGCTTTAATGAATGGTATAAAGCCCAAACCGGAAATCCAATGGGTCAGGACTGGCAATCGTGGAGTGCTTCCAATTATTTATACGCAGCAGCTTGTGTTCAAAAAAGATATACCCCGTTTTTTGATGGTATTCGTTTGGACTAA
- a CDS encoding glycosyltransferase family 4 protein codes for MKIVFIATYPPRECGIGTFTQSLVRAMKDNNEIIIIAMHDGQENYRFPPEVKFTIRQEHQTDYLKAADFINQSDADVCIVQHEFGIYGGQSGVYILPLLHRLQIPLITTLHTILQKPSYTEKAILKKICNMSDKVVVMSHKAIQFLEDIYHVPSAKIIRIEHGVPDIHFDKEKSRAELKFTDKKLLLTFGFVGRNKGIETVIKALPEIIKKHPDTVYVVLGKTHPHLLRSEGEQYRNYLQLLIKTLNISDHILLINEFAEEKELFKYLAACDIYITPYINEAQITSGTLTYAMGSGCVVVSTPYWHAAELLTGNKGCLFDFKDEHALAKVLNELFDNPQLMKTIQLKAEKYGQGIIWPKIGKKYIELAERLTYDPVKSEQKNNTDIDPLLLPPLSLTHIKRLTDDTGIIQHAKFGIPNLKEGYCLDDNARAMLMACMAYKLKKNQIALDLMPIYLSYIHYMQNTDGTFRNFLSFNRNFLDEVGSEDSFGRTIWSLGYLMQNAPNDAFYQTARLVFFDAAPNFENMKSIRGIANTVIGISYYLKANPGDLEIKMCLVRMTDVLVAHFEQNRSKDWDWFESLLAYDNGILPLALLHASQILENKKAKDIAFESMNFLTTHTLKDGYLSVIGNRQWFVKDKERSIYAQQPIDAMAMVLAYYQAFVLTEDRKYLENIFTSYLWFLGENDLRLSLYDFETKGCCDGFEDYGINRNQGAESSLAYLISHLTVLQAYEESAHFREVSTVNNSVNHSALHSETEISKID; via the coding sequence ATGAAAATCGTCTTTATAGCTACATATCCACCACGAGAATGCGGAATAGGAACTTTTACGCAGAGTTTAGTCCGTGCCATGAAAGACAATAATGAGATCATTATTATTGCCATGCATGACGGTCAGGAAAATTACCGGTTTCCTCCTGAGGTTAAATTTACAATACGCCAGGAACATCAAACCGATTATCTGAAAGCAGCGGATTTCATTAATCAAAGTGATGCAGATGTCTGTATAGTTCAGCATGAATTTGGGATTTATGGGGGACAAAGCGGCGTCTATATTTTGCCGCTTTTACACCGTTTGCAAATTCCACTGATTACAACGCTACATACCATTCTTCAGAAACCGTCTTACACCGAGAAAGCCATTTTAAAAAAGATCTGCAACATGTCCGATAAAGTAGTGGTCATGAGTCATAAAGCCATTCAATTTCTTGAAGATATTTATCATGTTCCTTCTGCGAAAATTATACGGATAGAACATGGTGTTCCCGATATCCATTTTGATAAAGAAAAATCGAGGGCTGAATTGAAATTTACCGATAAAAAACTGCTTTTAACGTTTGGTTTCGTGGGCCGCAATAAAGGAATTGAAACCGTAATTAAAGCTTTGCCTGAAATCATTAAAAAGCATCCTGATACCGTGTATGTTGTTTTAGGGAAAACACATCCCCACTTACTCAGATCCGAAGGCGAACAATATCGAAACTACCTTCAACTCCTCATAAAAACGCTGAATATAAGCGACCATATACTGTTAATCAATGAGTTTGCAGAAGAAAAAGAGCTCTTTAAATATTTGGCGGCCTGCGATATTTATATCACCCCGTATATTAATGAAGCTCAAATTACGAGCGGTACGCTAACTTACGCCATGGGTTCTGGCTGCGTTGTGGTTTCTACTCCCTATTGGCATGCAGCAGAACTGTTGACCGGAAACAAAGGATGTCTTTTCGATTTTAAAGATGAGCACGCTTTAGCAAAAGTTCTGAATGAACTGTTTGACAACCCGCAATTAATGAAAACCATTCAGCTAAAAGCTGAAAAATATGGTCAGGGAATTATCTGGCCAAAAATCGGTAAGAAATATATTGAACTGGCTGAACGATTGACCTACGACCCCGTAAAATCAGAACAGAAAAATAACACCGATATCGATCCCTTATTATTACCCCCATTATCATTAACCCATATCAAAAGGCTGACTGATGATACCGGAATTATTCAGCATGCAAAATTTGGAATTCCTAACCTGAAAGAAGGCTATTGTTTGGACGACAATGCCCGCGCTATGTTGATGGCCTGTATGGCATATAAACTAAAAAAAAATCAGATTGCATTAGACTTAATGCCAATTTATCTTAGCTATATTCATTATATGCAAAATACAGATGGGACTTTCAGAAATTTCCTCAGTTTCAACCGCAATTTTCTGGATGAAGTGGGGTCAGAGGATTCTTTTGGAAGGACGATCTGGAGTCTGGGGTATCTCATGCAGAACGCTCCGAATGATGCCTTTTACCAAACAGCAAGGTTAGTCTTCTTTGATGCTGCTCCCAATTTTGAAAACATGAAATCAATCAGAGGTATTGCCAATACAGTGATTGGAATTAGCTATTACCTTAAAGCAAATCCGGGAGATCTCGAAATAAAGATGTGCCTTGTAAGAATGACGGATGTTCTTGTGGCACATTTTGAACAAAACAGATCTAAAGACTGGGACTGGTTTGAATCGCTTTTGGCATATGATAATGGAATTCTGCCCTTAGCATTATTACATGCCTCACAAATATTAGAAAATAAAAAAGCAAAAGACATCGCCTTTGAATCCATGAATTTCCTAACCACCCACACGCTGAAAGATGGCTATCTGTCTGTAATCGGCAATAGACAATGGTTCGTAAAAGATAAAGAACGATCGATTTACGCTCAGCAGCCGATTGATGCGATGGCCATGGTGCTGGCATATTATCAAGCGTTTGTTTTAACAGAAGACAGGAAGTATCTCGAAAATATTTTCACTTCTTATCTCTGGTTTTTAGGTGAAAATGATCTTCGGCTGAGTCTGTATGATTTTGAAACCAAAGGATGTTGTGATGGTTTTGAAGATTACGGTATCAACCGCAATCAGGGAGCCGAAAGTTCATTGGCCTATCTCATTTCGCATCTTACGGTATTACAAGCGTATGAAGAATCAGCTCATTTTCGGGAAGTGAGTACTGTAAATAATTCAGTAAATCACTCAGCACTACACAGTGAGACAGAGATTTCGAAGATAGATTAG